A single region of the Chelonia mydas isolate rCheMyd1 chromosome 4, rCheMyd1.pri.v2, whole genome shotgun sequence genome encodes:
- the LOC119566025 gene encoding maestro heat-like repeat family member 5, whose product MAAVKGLTTPTLQRFRAAEEELRAIVSLHGDKMERVGDVVGGILIWLDNSCDPRARRAVLRAMALLARSHPQDVVLTCVAHTLSSHRCAIELWKALGEEPQLTREVLQQLLDKLQQRRREEKSSHVSLAAMKTIYELLFLRGYREAILQMYPQLLILCVRQVQYVLDLHLPGTYMARQTSSPEEGSSCLSLLSTSVEAVKTLFSMPGYWKEFASIHFHRGWDMIASRYHYSQGVGLIARAMIEFENPQLPAVFREAITIVQSGKEEEQRTIALAFCTEFLQSPSIDTILTRSVLQAQLMDWTKDANSIIRRLSLRGLGSIVFQPEKVQFLRAQLPAILAVFCDRDGGRVLEAMHKAADIIHLLNREGLGSISQDIAVSLRPFIDDEKGSVRSAAIVLLGNVVSRVQDPDKPLVQQEIIHCLLPLLLHLEDQEESVKLSCKLTLFRCAVFLRWAHLKTLFRSMAWDGSSQLLKCVWICLMQNNESHIPKFLFQALQYLESSQTTIRHSAARFIGNTIHHYCDLLSETVNEDGISRLYEAFHEVPLKSDRTTWYILNRYYKYLQQLENLVLGSAFD is encoded by the exons ATGGCAGCCGTGAAGGGTCTGACAACACCCACCCTGCAGAGATTTAGAGCCGCAGAGGAAGAGCTGAGGGCCATCGTATCTCTCCACGGAGACAAGATGGAGAGA GTTGGAGACGTGGTGGGAGGGATCTTAATCTGGCTCGACAACAGCTGTGATCCCAGAGCCAGAAGAGCAGTGCTCAGGGCCATGGCCTTGCTGGCTCGCTCCCACCCCCAGGACGTGGTTCTAACCTGTGTGGCTCACACGCTCTCATCGCACAG ATGTGCCATTGAGTTGTGGAAGGCCTTGGGTGAAGAACCACAGCTCAccagggaggtgctgcagcagctgctggacaaGCTCCAGCAGAGACGCCGGGAGGAGAAGAGCAGCCATGTGTCTCTGGCT GCAATGAAGACCATTTATGAGCTCCTTTTCCTACGGGGATACCGAGAAGCCATCCTGCAAATGTATCCCCAGCTGCTCATTCTCTGCGTCAGGCAAGTGCAGTACGTGCTGGATCTGCACTTGCCAGGGACCTACATGGCCAGGCAGACATCCAGCCCCGAGGAGGGatccagctgcctcagcctcCTAAG CACCTCAGTGGAGGCTGTGAAGACGCTTTTCTCCATGCCCGGCTACTGGAAGGAATTTGCCAGCATCCACTTTCATCGGGGTTGGGACATGATAGCCTCCCGATATCACTACTCGCAGGGGGTTGGCCTGATTGCAAG AGCCATGATCGAGTTTGAGaaccctcagctccctgcagtttTCAGAGAGGCAATCACCATCGTCcagagtgggaaggaggaggagcagagaactATCGCCCTGGCTTTCTGCACTGAG TTTCTccagagtccttccattgacacCATCCTGACAAGATCAGTCCTCCAGGCACAGCTCATGGACTGGACCAAAGATGCAAATTCCATCATACGGAGGCTCAGTCTGCGAGGCCTTGGCAGTATTGTGTTCCAGCCAGAAAAG GTGCAATTCTTACGGGCCCAGCTGCCAGCAATCCTGGCCGTCTTTTGTGACAGGGATGGAGGGCGTGTCCTGGAGGCCATGCATAAAGCTGCAGACATCATCCACCTCCTCAACAGGGAGGGGCTTGGCTCCATCTCCCAGGATATTGCAGTCAGCCTTCGCCCCTTCATTGATGAT GAGAAGGGCAGTGTGCGCTCAGCTGCCATTGTACTGCTTGGCAACGTGGTGAGCAGGGTGCAGGACCCCGACAAACCCTTGGTGCAGCAGGAAATCATCCACTGCttgctccccctgctgctgcatctTGAAGACCAGGAGGAGAGTGTGAAACTG TCATGTAAACTGACGCTCTTCCGCTGCGCAGTCTTCCTCAGGTGGGCTCATTTGAAGACGCTCTTCCGCAGCATGGCCTGGGATGGCTCCTCACAGCTCTTGAAGTGTGTCTGGATCTGCTTG ATGCAGAACAACGAGAGCCACATCCCCAAATTCCTGTTCCAGGCCTTACAGTACCTGGAAAGCTCACAGACAACAATAAGACATTCAGCAGCCCGATTCATTG GAAATACTATCCACCATTACTGCGATTTGTTGTCTGAAACCGTGAATGAAGATGGCATCTCCCGCCTGTATGAAG CTTTTCACGAAGTGCCTTTGAAATCGGACAGGACTACGTGGTACATCCTCAAcagatattataaatatttgcagcaGCTTGAAAATCTCGTGTTGGGTTCTGCATTCGACTAG